One region of Clavibacter michiganensis subsp. tessellarius genomic DNA includes:
- a CDS encoding SGNH/GDSL hydrolase family protein gives MPQRSTRSARPAALLASAAAALGGLTAAALVVPRRFEAGRRARAVVLNETLPVNSAWWREHAQLEGDLLYVALGDSTAQGIGASRPVNGYVGILADRVRALSGRSVRTVNLSVSGARVADLVEYQLPRLAKLRPDVVTLAIGANDIAGFEPVAFERDLGRILDAVPPTTVVADLPCFHFPASERKVRVANEIVRRLVADRGLRLAPLHAITRRQTPILAITQAAGDLFHPNDRGYRVWASAFLPFLPATVRALEVAGR, from the coding sequence GTGCCCCAGAGATCCACCCGCTCCGCCCGTCCCGCCGCCCTCCTCGCCTCCGCCGCCGCCGCGCTCGGCGGCCTCACCGCCGCAGCCCTCGTCGTGCCGCGCCGGTTCGAGGCCGGCCGTCGGGCGCGCGCGGTCGTCCTCAACGAGACGCTCCCCGTGAACTCGGCCTGGTGGCGCGAGCACGCGCAGCTCGAGGGCGACCTCCTCTACGTCGCGCTCGGCGACTCCACCGCGCAGGGCATCGGGGCGAGCCGTCCAGTGAACGGCTACGTCGGGATCCTCGCCGACCGGGTCCGCGCCCTGAGCGGCCGCTCGGTCCGCACCGTCAACCTCAGCGTCTCGGGCGCCCGCGTCGCCGACCTCGTCGAGTACCAGCTCCCCCGCCTCGCGAAGCTGCGGCCCGACGTCGTGACCCTCGCGATCGGCGCCAACGACATCGCCGGATTCGAGCCGGTCGCGTTCGAGCGCGACCTGGGCCGGATCCTCGACGCCGTCCCGCCCACCACCGTCGTCGCCGACCTGCCGTGCTTCCACTTCCCCGCGAGCGAGCGGAAGGTGCGGGTCGCGAACGAGATCGTCCGCCGCCTCGTCGCCGACCGCGGCCTGCGCCTGGCGCCCCTCCACGCCATCACCCGCCGCCAGACCCCGATCCTCGCGATCACCCAGGCCGCCGGCGACCTCTTCCACCCGAATGACCGCGGCTACCGCGTCTGGGCGAGCGCGTTCCTGCCGTTCCTCCCGGCGACGGTGCGGGCGCTGGAGGTGGCGGGGCGCTGA
- a CDS encoding response regulator, producing the protein MKILIADDDQQILRALRITLTSLGYDIVTADDGAAAIRAAVAEKPDLYMIDLGMPRLDGVEVIQALRLWSTAPILVVSGRSGAADKVEALDAGADDYVTKPFSIDELLARIRALGRRAAADEDRSAAVSFADVTVDLAARVVTRGDARVRLTPTEWQVLELLVRNPDRLVSRQTLLTEIWGPTHVNDSGYLRLYVAQLRKKLEPDPSHPRHLLTDPGMGYRFVPAGAGRAPEEA; encoded by the coding sequence GTGAAGATCCTCATCGCCGACGACGACCAGCAGATCCTCCGGGCCCTGCGCATCACCCTCACGAGCCTCGGCTACGACATCGTCACCGCGGACGACGGCGCCGCCGCCATCCGCGCGGCCGTCGCCGAGAAGCCCGACCTGTACATGATCGACCTCGGCATGCCGCGGCTCGACGGCGTCGAGGTGATCCAGGCGCTCCGGCTCTGGTCGACCGCGCCGATCCTCGTGGTCTCCGGCCGCTCCGGCGCCGCCGACAAGGTCGAGGCGCTCGACGCGGGCGCCGACGACTACGTGACCAAGCCGTTCTCCATCGACGAGCTGCTCGCCCGGATCCGCGCCCTCGGCCGCCGCGCCGCCGCCGACGAGGACCGCTCGGCCGCCGTGTCGTTCGCCGACGTCACGGTCGACCTCGCCGCCCGGGTCGTCACCCGCGGCGACGCGCGCGTGCGCCTCACCCCCACCGAGTGGCAGGTGCTCGAGCTGCTCGTGCGGAACCCCGACCGGCTCGTCTCCCGCCAGACGCTCCTCACCGAGATCTGGGGCCCGACCCACGTGAACGACAGCGGCTACCTCCGCCTCTACGTGGCGCAGCTGCGCAAGAAGCTCGAGCCGGATCCCTCGCACCCGCGGCACCTGCTCACGGATCCCGGCATGGGGTACCGGTTCGTGCCGGCGGGGGCGGGGCGGGCGCCCGAGGAGGCGTAG
- a CDS encoding zinc transporter permease: protein MTDTTETHAEHTVAEHQHGTDCGHETVTHDDHVDFVHDGHKHAEHGDHYDEH from the coding sequence ATGACCGACACCACCGAGACCCACGCCGAGCACACCGTCGCCGAGCACCAGCACGGCACCGACTGCGGCCACGAGACCGTCACGCACGACGACCACGTCGACTTCGTCCACGACGGCCACAAGCACGCCGAGCACGGCGACCACTACGACGAGCACTGA
- a CDS encoding ArsR/SmtB family transcription factor, whose protein sequence is MTYPPTGFEQAAELFKVLSSSSRLGLIGLLASRRMSVSELVEESGMSQPLVSQHLRVLRASGLVSVEREGRIARYEVADTHVTHVVDDAVAHVREHAAGSVDAG, encoded by the coding sequence GTGACCTACCCACCCACCGGCTTCGAGCAGGCCGCCGAGCTCTTCAAGGTGCTGTCGTCGTCGTCGCGCCTGGGGCTCATCGGGCTGCTGGCGTCGCGGAGGATGAGCGTGTCCGAGCTCGTCGAGGAGTCGGGGATGTCGCAGCCGCTCGTCTCCCAGCACCTGCGCGTGCTGCGGGCGTCGGGGCTCGTGAGCGTGGAGCGCGAGGGCCGCATCGCCCGCTACGAGGTGGCGGACACGCACGTGACGCACGTGGTGGACGACGCCGTGGCGCACGTGCGGGAGCACGCGGCCGGATCCGTCGACGCGGGCTGA
- a CDS encoding DUF4118 domain-containing protein, which produces MKRGRLRVLLGAAPGVGKTYAMLEEGKRLRDEGADVVVAVVETHGRAATAAMLEGLEILPRREVSHRGVEITDLDVDAVIARRPTIALVDELAHTNAPGGRSEKRWQDVDLIRDAGIDVISTVNIQHIASLNDVVEKITGVPQRETIPDRVLREAHQIEVIDLAPEALRDRLAGGRVYPAERIDAALSHYFRLGNLTALRELALLWLADEVDTALAAYRDEKGIDARWEARERVVVALTGGSEGETLLRRGARIAARSAGGELMAVHVSSQDGLRSGSPEALASQRALVDSLGGSYHQVVGDDIPRALVEFARASNATQLVLGVSRRSRLAAATTGPGIGATVIRESGDIDVHIVTHAAAGGRFRLPRIRGGALSMRRRVMGALLALVGGPLLTWFLSATRSDDSITSDVLSYQLLVVLVALVGGIWPALFAAVLSGFTLDYFFIDPLYTITVDEPMHMLALVLYVVIALLVSWIVDQAARRARVARRAAAEAELLATVSGSVLRGEGAVHALVSRTREAFGLQGVKLVDRDETIAWDGVVTGAAATDVAVGSRGVLTLYGDDLEASGRRLLRVIAAQLDAALEHRDLSDTAREVGPLAQTDRVRTALLSAVSHDLRRPLSAATAAVTALRSPGMTWADGDREELLATAEESLGTLADLVTDLLDVSRVQAGVLGVRLMDVDLDDVVLAALDELDLGPADAVLDLAPDLPGAVADPGLLQRVVVNLLSNAVRHAPEGVPVRLSTSAFAEAVEIRVVDHGPGVAPERRDDMFVPFQRLGDTDNASGLGLGLALSKGFTEGMGGTLTAEDTPGGGLTMVVALPVCRAGAEPAVDAVAADADPGADAPAAPPAPAAASSEVSA; this is translated from the coding sequence ATGAAGCGCGGTCGACTGCGGGTGCTGCTGGGAGCGGCGCCCGGCGTGGGCAAGACCTACGCGATGCTCGAGGAGGGCAAGCGACTGCGCGACGAGGGCGCCGACGTGGTGGTCGCGGTCGTGGAGACCCACGGCCGCGCCGCCACGGCGGCGATGCTCGAGGGGCTGGAGATCCTGCCCCGGCGCGAGGTGTCGCACCGCGGGGTGGAGATCACGGACCTCGACGTGGACGCGGTCATCGCCCGCCGCCCGACCATCGCGCTGGTCGACGAGCTCGCCCACACGAACGCCCCCGGCGGCCGGAGCGAGAAGCGCTGGCAGGACGTGGACCTGATCCGCGACGCCGGCATCGACGTGATCTCCACCGTCAACATCCAGCACATCGCCTCCCTCAACGACGTGGTCGAGAAGATCACGGGCGTGCCGCAGCGCGAGACGATCCCCGACCGCGTGCTCCGCGAGGCGCACCAGATCGAGGTCATCGACCTGGCACCGGAGGCCCTGCGCGACCGGCTCGCCGGCGGGCGCGTGTACCCGGCCGAGCGCATCGACGCGGCCCTCTCCCACTACTTCCGGCTCGGCAACCTCACCGCGCTCCGCGAGCTCGCGCTCCTCTGGCTCGCCGACGAGGTCGACACCGCGCTCGCCGCGTACCGCGACGAGAAGGGGATCGACGCCCGGTGGGAGGCCCGCGAGCGCGTGGTCGTGGCGCTCACCGGCGGATCCGAGGGCGAGACCCTCCTCCGCCGCGGCGCCCGCATCGCCGCCCGCTCGGCCGGCGGCGAGCTCATGGCCGTGCACGTCTCCAGCCAGGACGGCCTCCGCTCCGGCAGCCCGGAGGCGCTCGCCAGCCAGCGGGCGCTCGTCGACTCGCTCGGCGGCAGCTACCACCAGGTCGTCGGCGACGACATCCCGCGCGCGCTCGTGGAGTTCGCCCGGGCCTCCAACGCGACCCAGCTCGTGCTCGGCGTGAGCCGCCGCAGCCGCCTCGCGGCCGCGACCACCGGGCCCGGCATCGGCGCCACCGTGATCCGCGAGTCCGGCGACATCGACGTGCACATCGTCACGCACGCGGCGGCCGGCGGGCGCTTCCGGCTCCCGCGGATCCGCGGCGGCGCCCTCAGCATGCGGCGCCGGGTGATGGGCGCGCTGCTCGCCCTCGTCGGCGGGCCGCTGCTCACCTGGTTCCTCTCGGCCACGCGCTCGGACGACTCCATCACGAGCGACGTGCTCTCGTACCAGCTGCTCGTGGTGCTCGTGGCGCTCGTCGGCGGCATCTGGCCGGCCCTGTTCGCGGCCGTGCTCTCGGGCTTCACGCTCGACTACTTCTTCATCGACCCGCTGTACACGATCACGGTCGACGAGCCCATGCACATGCTCGCGCTCGTGCTCTACGTGGTCATCGCGCTGCTCGTCAGCTGGATCGTCGACCAGGCCGCCCGCCGCGCCCGCGTCGCCCGCCGCGCGGCCGCCGAGGCCGAGCTGCTGGCGACCGTGTCGGGATCCGTGCTCCGCGGCGAGGGCGCCGTGCACGCGCTCGTCAGCCGCACCCGCGAGGCCTTCGGCCTGCAGGGCGTGAAGCTCGTCGACCGCGACGAGACCATCGCGTGGGACGGCGTCGTCACGGGCGCCGCCGCGACCGACGTGGCCGTGGGATCCCGCGGCGTGCTCACCCTCTACGGCGACGACCTCGAGGCATCCGGCCGCCGCCTCCTCCGCGTCATCGCCGCGCAGCTCGACGCCGCGCTCGAGCACCGCGACCTCTCCGACACAGCCCGCGAGGTCGGCCCGCTCGCCCAGACCGACCGGGTGCGCACGGCGCTCCTCTCCGCCGTCAGCCACGACCTGCGCCGCCCGCTCAGCGCCGCGACCGCCGCCGTCACCGCCCTCCGCTCCCCCGGCATGACCTGGGCCGACGGCGACCGCGAGGAGCTCCTCGCCACCGCGGAGGAGAGCCTCGGCACGCTCGCCGACCTCGTCACCGACCTCCTCGACGTGAGCCGCGTGCAGGCCGGCGTGCTGGGCGTGCGGCTCATGGACGTCGACCTCGACGACGTCGTGCTCGCCGCCCTCGACGAGCTCGACCTCGGCCCCGCCGACGCCGTGCTCGACCTCGCGCCCGACCTGCCCGGCGCCGTCGCGGATCCGGGCCTCCTCCAGCGCGTCGTCGTCAACCTGCTGAGCAACGCCGTGCGCCACGCGCCCGAGGGCGTCCCCGTGCGGCTCAGCACGAGCGCGTTCGCGGAGGCGGTCGAGATCCGCGTGGTGGACCACGGACCGGGCGTCGCGCCCGAGCGCCGCGACGACATGTTCGTGCCGTTCCAGCGCCTCGGCGACACCGACAACGCATCCGGCCTCGGCCTCGGCCTCGCGCTCTCGAAGGGCTTCACCGAGGGCATGGGCGGCACGCTCACCGCGGAGGACACCCCGGGCGGCGGGCTCACGATGGTGGTCGCGCTGCCGGTGTGCCGCGCGGGCGCGGAGCCGGCGGTGGATGCGGTGGCCGCGGATGCGGATCCGGGCGCCGACGCCCCCGCCGCTCCCCCGGCACCCGCCGCCGCGTCCTCGGAGGTGTCCGCGTGA
- a CDS encoding RDD family protein, which translates to MTRHPGDRVLAVLIDWLFMCVWIALVAAVTVPLLLVGAATHLPPVAENAVATLVLVVPITIALAVLESGPRQATPGKRARRLIVQDARTGEALPFRRALIRNALKVALPWIVGHATVYTIVGASTGSGSVPPAVQAVTAIAYALPALWLATLLLGSGRTPYDRVAGSVVARASDS; encoded by the coding sequence ATGACCCGGCACCCCGGCGACCGCGTCCTCGCCGTCCTCATCGACTGGCTGTTCATGTGCGTGTGGATCGCGCTGGTGGCGGCCGTCACGGTGCCCCTCCTCCTCGTCGGGGCCGCGACGCATCTCCCGCCCGTCGCGGAGAACGCCGTGGCGACGCTGGTGCTGGTCGTGCCGATCACGATCGCGCTGGCCGTGCTGGAGTCCGGACCGCGCCAGGCGACGCCCGGCAAGCGCGCGCGGAGGCTCATCGTGCAGGACGCCCGCACCGGCGAGGCGCTCCCGTTCCGCCGCGCGCTGATCCGCAACGCCCTGAAGGTCGCGCTGCCCTGGATCGTCGGGCACGCGACCGTGTACACGATCGTCGGCGCGAGCACCGGAAGCGGCTCCGTCCCGCCGGCCGTGCAGGCGGTGACCGCGATCGCGTACGCGCTCCCGGCGCTCTGGCTCGCGACGCTCCTCCTCGGCTCGGGGCGCACGCCCTACGACCGAGTCGCGGGGAGCGTCGTCGCGCGGGCGTCCGACTCCTGA
- a CDS encoding TetR/AcrR family transcriptional regulator, producing the protein MADEKPLRTDARRNREAIIAAARSVFEHDEQLRFDDFAARAGVGVGTLYRHFPTREALAAAVYRGEVVALCERGRASSLPPAEALETFLRAFVDYVLEHAPLARTLAGIVDDDARADGGSELERTLTDLMSRGVADGTIRDDVSARAVMMALHGIGAAADGPRRAPDAREVASLLARGLRVA; encoded by the coding sequence ATGGCCGACGAGAAGCCGCTGAGGACCGACGCGCGGCGCAACCGCGAGGCGATCATCGCCGCGGCGCGCTCGGTGTTCGAGCACGACGAGCAGCTGAGGTTCGACGACTTCGCCGCGCGCGCGGGGGTGGGCGTCGGGACGCTGTACCGCCACTTCCCGACCCGCGAGGCGCTGGCCGCGGCGGTCTACCGGGGCGAGGTGGTCGCGCTCTGCGAGCGCGGCCGCGCCTCCTCGCTCCCGCCCGCGGAGGCCCTGGAGACGTTCTTGCGCGCGTTCGTGGACTACGTCCTCGAGCACGCCCCGCTCGCGCGCACGCTGGCCGGCATCGTCGACGACGACGCCCGCGCCGACGGCGGCAGCGAGCTCGAACGCACCCTCACCGACCTGATGTCCCGAGGGGTCGCCGACGGCACCATCCGCGACGACGTGAGCGCGCGGGCCGTGATGATGGCGCTCCACGGGATCGGAGCCGCGGCCGACGGGCCACGTCGGGCACCGGACGCCCGGGAGGTCGCGTCGCTCCTCGCACGCGGCCTCCGCGTCGCCTGA
- a CDS encoding amino-acid N-acetyltransferase, with the protein MSAEPVVVEPAEPAGGVTVRRARTGDVPRIQQLVEPLVMEGILLGKDLVVLYENVQEFRVAVDASGEVVGCGALHVMWEDLGEIRTLAAAAHTRGTGVGHALLERLEDDARELGLSRLFCLTFEVGFFSRHGYHEVAESIIAQEIYYEMLRSHDEGIAEFLDLSRVKPNTLGNTRMLKAL; encoded by the coding sequence GTGAGCGCAGAGCCAGTCGTCGTCGAGCCAGCGGAGCCCGCGGGCGGCGTCACCGTGCGACGCGCGCGCACCGGCGACGTGCCGCGGATCCAGCAGCTCGTCGAGCCGCTCGTGATGGAGGGCATCCTCCTCGGCAAGGACCTCGTCGTGCTCTACGAGAACGTGCAGGAGTTCCGGGTCGCGGTCGACGCGTCCGGCGAGGTCGTCGGCTGCGGCGCGCTGCACGTGATGTGGGAGGACCTCGGCGAGATCCGCACCCTCGCCGCCGCCGCGCACACCCGCGGCACCGGCGTCGGCCACGCGCTCCTCGAGCGCCTCGAGGACGACGCCCGCGAGCTCGGCCTCAGCCGCCTGTTCTGCCTGACCTTCGAGGTCGGCTTCTTCTCGCGCCACGGGTACCACGAGGTGGCGGAGTCGATCATCGCGCAGGAGATCTACTACGAGATGCTGCGCTCGCACGACGAGGGCATCGCCGAGTTCCTCGACCTCTCGCGCGTGAAGCCGAACACCCTCGGCAACACGCGCATGCTCAAGGCGCTCTGA
- a CDS encoding ketopantoate reductase family protein, which yields MKILMFGRGVIATIYGRVLQEGGHQVEFLVRPGRAAEYGDEVRTDVMDARRSPLGRRVRGSVATRLREDLGSADGFDLVVLSVGHHRLEEAAAYLAPRIGDATVLVFGNVWGEPLAATAPLPGDQVVFGFPQAGGGFGPDGVLHGALFRSIVLEASGRAAGRRGQLVRAAFRQAGIGAREEEDMRGWLLLHFAMDAGMFSRARAAGGLARMVGDPRALRDAFLASRELLPVLEARGVDLRRHVAATLPWRLPGLTAWMLAAATVLVPIARVSLAAHTDPDAAEHRAVLEDARSTARQLGIPTPRLARSDR from the coding sequence ATGAAGATCCTCATGTTCGGACGCGGGGTCATCGCGACCATCTACGGCCGGGTGCTCCAGGAGGGCGGGCACCAGGTCGAGTTCCTCGTGCGCCCGGGCCGTGCCGCCGAGTACGGCGACGAGGTGCGGACGGACGTCATGGACGCGCGCCGGTCGCCCCTCGGGCGTCGCGTCCGCGGCTCCGTCGCCACGCGGCTGCGGGAGGACCTCGGATCCGCGGACGGGTTCGACCTCGTCGTGCTCAGCGTGGGGCACCACCGCCTCGAGGAGGCCGCCGCGTACCTCGCGCCCCGCATCGGCGATGCGACCGTGCTGGTCTTCGGCAACGTCTGGGGCGAGCCGCTCGCGGCGACCGCGCCCCTCCCCGGCGACCAGGTGGTGTTCGGGTTCCCCCAGGCCGGCGGGGGCTTCGGGCCGGACGGGGTCCTCCACGGCGCCCTGTTCCGATCGATCGTCCTGGAGGCATCTGGGCGAGCGGCCGGTCGTCGCGGACAGCTGGTGCGCGCGGCGTTCCGGCAGGCGGGGATCGGCGCACGGGAGGAGGAGGACATGCGGGGATGGCTGCTGCTGCACTTCGCCATGGACGCCGGCATGTTCTCCCGGGCGCGGGCCGCGGGAGGTCTCGCGCGCATGGTCGGGGACCCGCGAGCGCTCCGGGACGCCTTCCTGGCGAGCCGCGAGCTGCTCCCCGTCCTCGAGGCACGCGGCGTGGACCTCCGCCGGCACGTCGCTGCCACGCTCCCCTGGCGGCTGCCCGGGCTGACCGCCTGGATGCTGGCGGCCGCGACGGTCCTCGTGCCCATCGCGCGGGTGAGCCTCGCCGCGCACACCGATCCGGACGCCGCCGAGCACCGGGCCGTCCTCGAGGATGCGCGGAGCACGGCCCGGCAGCTCGGCATCCCGACGCCGCGGCTCGCGCGAAGCGACCGCTGA
- the radA gene encoding DNA repair protein RadA, protein MARIHSTYRCSECGWTTPKWVGRCAECQSWNTVAEVSQTPAAAGRVTTLTPAGSSQARSIMHVGTASASHMPSGVGELDRVLGGGIVPGAAILMSGEPGVGKSTLLLEVAARAAAKGAKVLYVTAEESVAQVRMRAERTGGLQESLMIAAETDLGTILGHIEQVAPDLLIVDSVQTVSSSTSDGLPGHPGQVREVAVTLIRVCKERDLPLLLVGHVTKDGSIAGPRLLEHLVDVVCQFEGDRQTSLRFIRALKNRFGPTDEVGCFEMAGDGIVEVPDPSGMFLSRGVHSVSGTCVTVAMEGRRALPVEVQALVVDTKAPQPRRVVNGVDASRVAMLLAVLEKRANVRLSDRDVYVSTVGGVRLTEPAADLAIAVALVSAVNGKAMPHDLAAFGEISLAGEIRGVTSAPQRAAEARRLGFTQIVDAEWGPLFSALGRAFSLAKSEREKELDEAF, encoded by the coding sequence ATGGCCCGCATCCACTCCACGTACCGCTGCTCGGAGTGCGGGTGGACGACCCCGAAGTGGGTCGGCCGGTGCGCCGAGTGCCAGAGCTGGAACACCGTCGCCGAGGTGTCGCAGACGCCCGCGGCGGCCGGTCGCGTCACCACGCTCACGCCGGCCGGGTCCAGCCAGGCGCGGTCGATCATGCACGTCGGCACCGCGTCCGCCAGCCACATGCCGAGCGGCGTCGGCGAGCTCGACCGCGTGCTCGGCGGCGGCATCGTGCCCGGCGCGGCCATCCTCATGAGCGGCGAGCCCGGCGTCGGCAAGTCCACGCTGCTGCTCGAGGTCGCGGCGCGCGCAGCGGCGAAGGGCGCGAAGGTCCTCTACGTCACGGCCGAGGAGTCGGTCGCGCAGGTGCGCATGCGCGCCGAGCGCACCGGCGGGCTGCAGGAGTCCCTCATGATCGCGGCCGAGACCGACCTCGGCACGATCCTCGGCCACATCGAGCAGGTCGCGCCCGACCTCCTCATCGTCGACTCCGTGCAGACCGTCTCCAGCAGCACGTCCGATGGCCTGCCCGGCCACCCCGGCCAGGTGCGCGAGGTCGCCGTCACGCTCATCCGCGTCTGCAAGGAGCGCGACCTGCCGCTGCTGCTCGTCGGCCACGTCACGAAGGACGGATCCATCGCCGGCCCGCGGCTCCTCGAGCACCTGGTCGACGTGGTCTGCCAGTTCGAGGGCGACCGGCAGACGTCGCTGCGCTTCATCCGCGCGCTCAAGAACCGCTTCGGCCCCACCGACGAGGTCGGCTGCTTCGAGATGGCGGGCGACGGCATCGTCGAGGTGCCGGATCCGAGCGGCATGTTCCTCTCGCGCGGCGTCCACTCGGTCTCGGGCACGTGCGTCACCGTCGCGATGGAGGGCCGGCGCGCCCTGCCCGTGGAGGTGCAGGCGCTCGTCGTCGACACCAAGGCCCCGCAGCCGCGCCGGGTCGTCAACGGGGTCGACGCGTCACGCGTCGCGATGCTGCTCGCCGTGCTCGAGAAGCGCGCCAACGTGCGGCTCTCGGATCGCGACGTCTACGTGTCCACGGTCGGCGGCGTGCGGCTCACCGAGCCCGCGGCGGATCTCGCCATCGCCGTCGCGCTCGTGTCGGCCGTCAACGGCAAGGCCATGCCGCACGACCTCGCGGCGTTCGGCGAGATCAGCCTCGCCGGCGAGATCCGCGGCGTCACGTCGGCGCCGCAGCGCGCGGCGGAGGCCAGGCGGCTCGGCTTCACGCAGATCGTCGACGCCGAGTGGGGCCCGCTGTTCTCCGCGCTCGGCCGCGCGTTCTCCCTCGCGAAGAGCGAGCGGGAGAAGGAGCTCGACGAGGCGTTCTGA
- the kdpC gene encoding potassium-transporting ATPase subunit KdpC, whose amino-acid sequence MSSPRQSLRTAGVAVRAMAVLTVVLGVGYTAVVTGIGQLALPAQADGSLVSADGQVVGSSLIGQSFQDSDGAALPEWFQSRPSAAGDGYDGTSSSGSNLGPESDDLVSSIEDRKAAIAESDGVDPSAIPADALTASASGLDPHISPEYAREQVARVADARGIPEQEVARLVDQHVQGRDLGYLGEPTVNVLELNIALAGLGG is encoded by the coding sequence ATGTCCTCCCCCCGCCAGTCCCTCCGCACCGCCGGCGTCGCCGTCCGCGCGATGGCCGTCCTCACCGTCGTCCTCGGCGTCGGCTACACGGCCGTCGTCACCGGCATCGGCCAGCTCGCGCTCCCCGCGCAGGCGGACGGCTCGCTCGTCTCCGCCGACGGCCAGGTCGTCGGATCGTCGCTGATCGGCCAGTCCTTCCAGGACTCCGACGGCGCGGCCCTCCCCGAGTGGTTCCAGTCCCGGCCGTCGGCCGCGGGCGACGGCTACGACGGCACCTCCTCCAGCGGCAGCAACCTCGGCCCGGAGAGCGACGACCTCGTGTCCTCCATCGAGGACCGCAAGGCCGCCATCGCGGAGTCCGACGGCGTGGATCCGAGCGCCATCCCGGCCGACGCGCTCACCGCGTCCGCGTCGGGGCTCGATCCTCACATCAGCCCGGAATACGCTCGGGAGCAGGTGGCCCGCGTGGCCGACGCCCGGGGCATCCCCGAGCAGGAGGTCGCGCGCCTCGTCGACCAGCACGTGCAGGGACGCGACCTCGGCTACCTCGGGGAGCCGACCGTGAACGTGCTCGAGCTGAACATCGCGCTCGCCGGCCTCGGCGGCTGA